In Cotesia glomerata isolate CgM1 linkage group LG8, MPM_Cglom_v2.3, whole genome shotgun sequence, the sequence ttaaaaatgtcaatacttgacaagatacaaggtcatttcttaattattgacattttttaagatataaacatattttgatgttacactcattgagacctttcatttgagtacccacatgacatttttcatatattttatatatatagtatttgtaaaatatataaatatataaaatatatgaaaaattgatgtgggtactcaaatgaaaggtcttgatgaatgtaacatcgggatgagcttatatctttaaaaatgtcaatagttcacgagataaaaggtcaattcttaattattctcTTACTAATAtagattatgaaaaaaattttttttaatattttttttagtgaaattaatttattaaaaaaattgatatttgtcAGCTAATTTTATTCTCATTATATTatgacagaaaatttttaatcaattcaattattataataaaataatttacaagtgaaagttaaaaaaaattattaatgaaaattttttaaagaattttgtcataaaaataaaaaaaaattgtcaatatttaattaattataataaataaataaataaacaatattgtTGACTTTCAATTAAGAATCGGGAACTTTCCATAATATAACCGGGAATACTTTCATCTGTTGAGAAAGTTTCGCTCTCGCTTTCCCTCTTTTCAATTCCTGATCGAATGACTCTGTACATGATGATAATGAAACGTAGTTTATACAACAAAAtatcaacaataaaaatataattaaattgtaacaCATTGAATTGTATTGTATTGACCTTGCATTGTGAAAATAGTTAGACTCTTACAGTTTTAACTTGTCACGCGATACGACAAACCATGGTTGTCTCTGAAGGTTATTTAACTTCCCTGGTCTCGACCCTGCGCTGATGATTCATCCATTGATTATATACCATTAACAATTTATCATGCAACTGTATTTTCCTTTAAAATCaatgacaattattaataaaaaaaaatgttttttttttattgtttcagcGGTTCGATTCGGCCGTGTGCCAAAACGTGAAAAAGCCCGAATTCTGGCAGCGATGCAGCAGAGTTCCCATAGTCGTTCTCAAGAGAAAGCAGTTGCTGCCGAACTGGAGGATGAACAGCGTCTTCTAGCGACAGTAGTGCGTGCTCACCTTGACACATGTGATTTTACCCGCGATAAGGTCGCTCCGGTACTCACAAGGGCACGAGAAACACCCAATTATACAGCCTGCCCACCAACCTTGGTAAGTACTCTgtcattcataaattttaataattttttactagaaATCTAGACTTCCGAGATTTtatgaataagaaaattttggcactgcacagaaaaaaaggttttcttgagccaagaaaatatttttcctaaTTAGTTTCTtgagggaaaaaaaatttttttttgacaaaaaatttcacttattccaacaaaattaattctcttgctttaagaaatacgtatcttgatccaagaaaatttatttaagtcaagaaaatcttgttgtttggagaaaattcagcctcgagctccaaaaaattaagttcttgatagaagttaattttcttgtcttgagaaaatttctctcttgctccaaaaaattaaatataaagatagaagtaaattttcattaatatttttattgattaacatgtcaattgggaagatcaaataatatttcatcattttttttcattcaatatgtataattgcacgctaaaataatataaaatgggtatcaaatattctcgagaaaaattttctcaaggtgagaaaatttttttctcagctgaagtaggtggcgctgcttccctaaagtatctaaaaatcttgatcaaatataaaaatttattgtatcaagtatttatgacaatttgaattaagcaaaaattacttctaccaagaatagaatttaaagaaaaatttttacttcggccaacacaactttggtcttcctttaggcacccgaaaattttcttaagccaagaattttgttctctcaagaaatttttctttctgtgtagtaGTTTggatactttttaaataaatttaaaattgaataatgcTATGAGatcatttacaaataatttaatggacaaatgtgaccgaacaaatttatagaaccaacaaactaataaaaacttctccaaaaacttgatataaaaaattgactactaaaaaatacataaaaccACCGACACTAattcttatcaagacctttctgatgatacaaaattaatctataataattcctttaaaaaaaaacaataagctcgtcacaaaattttccttattctctcaattatttaaatcataaacatcgctgaaaaaatatcaaacccaatttacgataaagatatacccgttaaaaaatttttcttagtctcttaattacataaatttttgacatataacCACATTAACATGTACAAAACAATATAAATGAaccaaattttctttattcgcGAAATTCTAatctatttattcaaaaatttatcattataaactaactagtttaaaaaaagcatataaaacattaaaaaggcacaaatttaagtctctccctttccaaaaatacacggaaaaaataaaacttgaaaaattacagtacaAATAGTAATGTGTCCCGtcgtatttaattaaaaactagaaaaattacagatcGAAATagcatttttctaaattcaaactttgaatgttaatttttagagctttcgatgttatatttacattttacaatgtaatttttacaaaatctgtaataattacaatttgaaactgtaatttttccagttttcatcaagGAGCGCCACGTTACATtgtataatgtaatttttcttttttccgtgaactaaatttaatttcaaaaattcattttatcatataattcacccaaaataaattttcctaattctttaaattgactatttaattattacgcAATAACAAAACATTGACCTCGACTGAAAAAACTTTCGTGGCATCACCCGAACCTTGAAAGATTACCTCGTAACGCGGAAATAGTTATATGAAGGCGTCCTCGAGACTAAAAGACGGAAGTAAACATCTAGTTAAAAGTCACTCTCGGAGGTCACCAACAATTCTTTCAACAAGCCTTTGTTCCTAAGtacaaataattaacaatccCAAAATCTTTCTGATTGCAGGCATGTCCGCTGAACCCAAACCCCCAGCCACTAACCGGTCAGCAAGAGCTCCTTCAGGACTTCTCAAAGAGGTTTTCCCCTGCGATACGTGGAGTAGTGGAGTTCGCAAAACGCATTCCTGGTTTCAACCTGCTGGCCCAGGACGACCAAGTGACCCTGTTAAAAGCCGGAGTGTTTGAAGTCCTTCTAGTAAGACTCGCGTGTATGTTCGACGCCCAAACAAATAGTATGATCTGTCTAAACGGGCAAGTGCTCAAAAGAGATTCCATCCACAACAGTAACGCGCGATTCTTAATGGACTCAATGTTTGATTTTGCCGAGCGCGTAAACTCATTACGGCTTTCCGATGCCGAATTAGGACTTTTCTGTTCAGTGGTAGTGATTGCGGCTGATAGGCCGGGTTTGCGTAATACTGATCTTGTCGAGCGTATGCATAACAAACTCCGTAATGCCCTCCAGACTGTTTTAGCGCAAAATCACCCTCAGCATCCGGATATTCTTCGCGAAttgctcaaaaaaattcccgatcTCAGAACTCTTAATACTTTACACTCAGAAAAACTCCTTGCGTTTAAAATGACTGAACAGCAGCAACAATTGCAAGCtcagcagcagcaacagcaacaacaacaacaacagcagcaacatcatcaacaacagcagcaacaacaacagcagcagcagcagcagcaatgGCCAATGGAAGAAGAACCAACAGTTTCCTGGGGATCTGCATCGGACGTGACCCTAGACGAAGCGGTAAAAAGCCCTTTAGGAAGTGTCTCAAGCACCGAAAGCACTTGCAGCGGCGAAGTAGCTTCCCTAACCGAGTACCATTCAACCCCGGGGCATCACGCATCAAGTGCGCCCCTTTTAGCAGCAACTTTAGCCGGTGGACTGTGTCCTCACCGGCGCCGCGCTAATTCCGGAAGCACCAGTTCAGGTGACGACGAATTACACCGCACTGCAATGTCCAAAACTCCCCAACCGCCGCAATGTCCGCGATTTCGCAAACTGGATTCGCCTAGCGACAGCGGAATAGAATCTGGCACTGAAAAAACTGATAAGCCAGCAAGCAGCAGCGCTAGCAGCGCGCCCACTTCTGTTTGTTCGAGTCCCAGGTCAGAAGACAAAGAGGTCGAAGACATGCCAGTGTTAAAAAGAGTCCTTCAGGCGCCTCCGCTTTACGATACTAATTCGCTGATGGACGAAGCCTATAAACCTCACAAAAAATTCAGGGCGCTCAGGCAAAAGGACAGCGCTGAAGCAGAACCTGTTGTTGTTCAACACACCCAATCTCAATTGCATTTACACCTTACCTCCCCCGCAAGGAGCCCTTCCGCGAGTCAATGTCCCCAAACTGCAAGCTTGCTCAGCAGCACGCACTCGACTTTGGCTAAAAGCTTGATGGAGGGGCCAAGAATGACTGCTGAGCAGCTTAAACGGACTGATATTATTCATAACTATATTATGCGCGGTGAAGCAAGTCCCAGGTCGCCAAATTCAAGTCCCTCACCTGCGGAACAGTGCGCTTCTACTACTACCCTTGCAAGGTCGCCTTCGCAGAATCAGGGGCTGCTTCAGTGCGCTACTGGGTACTCTAGGTGGCCTGCTACTTCGGTTATTACCACTACTACCGGTaggcagcagcagcagcagcagcagcaacaacaacaacatcaacaacaacaacaacagcagcaaAATTCTAACTACCTCGTTATTGGAACACCCGGGTCACCTAGATATCTTTCCGCTGCAGCAACGAGTACTAGCACGAGTCCCAGGCTGAATTCTAGCAATTCTACTACTTTAGTACTATCAGGGTGTCCTAATAATATGATGGAGCTGCAAGTAGACATTGCTGACAGTCAACAACCCTTAAATTTGTCCAAAAAATCGCCGTCCCCATCGCCCAGACCTATTGTTGGACAATGCAAGGTTCTTTCTCTTGAAGCGTAGtcctgttaattttttttgatcctacctgtgaaaaatttagtgtttttgttgtggaaaaattaaaattgtatcaGTGCCAGGACGCTCTAATTGCGCGTGACAaaccaaataatttattatttaaaaattaactgataataattataagataaTTAATACGGAGGTAATATCTAATCCGTGTGTGCCCCCCCACCTATTTTATAGTGCTaaaaggaagatggacacTTAAAGTGGCATCGATAATTATGTCTTAGAAATCAGTCTAGATATTAATTGATTGATAATGttgaaatgaatttaaaataaaatattctatgTGATAATCATGAATATCGCGCATCTTGTATAGTATCCATCTCATTCATAAATCATTACTctataataatgtaattttaatttctattatttaagataattattgttattttaagaataattatatccgtacatttaaaatttgtgtCTGTAATAATTAGACACAGTATGAATGTAATTGTGCGAGTCGGGGCTATTTGAATTGGCAAATTATCTAAAgagaaatatcatttttttttgagactgATTGGCTTTTTGGCCCTCCAGTTTGCAATTACTGTACCTTTATATCATGTATCATCGTATTAGATGAatgatttaatgaaaatttaattaataattattgaatataatacaGGAGTTATTAATCTTAATGAAATGTCCTGTTATTTAGGGTGTTAGTTTGTAGGAATTATATTATTGTGGATGTGTGAGATATTTTAGAGTGATTTCTGATGTACATATTTAATGTAAGATgtagtttagaaaaaaaaaaaaaaaaaacattcattCAGTTTTGGCGataaatttttcctaaaataatattaattattaattataattaggtttaataattatgataattataatgataataatgtaataatattattattaatggtgatgataataataatttataattataaaaaaaaaagtcaaaatttattcaaaattgtggatgatttgaaaaaaaaaatttaattttttcgaaatatgCGGCGGGCCGCCGCCGACATGTTGTTGAGACGCCCGCCTTATCCCCCCACACAAATAATCTGCCATTTGTATCCTATTAGCATTTCACAATTgcatagtattaaaaatatttacacggaaaataatttatttaaattataactaaaataattccattttttttttgaaaatttcaaaaagtttttttcttgaaaaaaaatttttttttgaacaaattttttgttgtaaaaaaatttttttccaaaaaaaaatacttcatttttgaaaaaaatttttttttaaaaaaaaaaaaacttcaatattaaaaaaaaatttttttcaaaaaaaaaactaatgttaaaaaaaaaattttttttgaacaaattttttttttgtaaaaaatttttttttcaaaaaaaaactttatttttgaaaataattttttttaaaaaaaaaatcatttttgaaaaaaaattttttttcaaaaatttttgtcttgaaaaaaaaatttttgcttaaaaatttcattttattttcctgTCAAaatattgcattaaaaaaaaaatttttttattttttcaattttactgTGCTCATATAtcttgtataaaaataattatttaaatatataaatatgtatgcTTGAGCACAAGCCAGTAATTAATcccttaattaaaaagaaaaaaaaaataatttttcaactcaataaaatttgcaataaaggtaattaatttaaaaaaacaggattggaaataaaaatgataaaaaaaaataattaaaaaatctagcaTTGATATTCGTAATACTGTTATGCATAAACTacacataaataataattataataaacgaTACATAAAGTATGATATATTTCTCTATCCATTAAGAAAAACTGTAAAATCAGttgtttttgatgaaaaaaacaaaatgcgCATGAATACAAAGCAGCCCCGCATATTGCCCAGTGAGCACGTAATTTTGTACGCTTGGGAGTTGTGAGGTCGTCTGAATAAACATTGTCTGGTGAATTATACATAAAtctgtcattttttatttattacaataagtACCTTCCTTACttccttaaaaattatttttccttattccgtgattttttattatctatccACGTAACaatactttatatttaattactagTTATGAGTTATTAGATATCGCTAAGTGTTAAACTTTATCAAAGTTTAACTGTAAACGCGCAAGCAtgactattattttatgaattacCTTGAACCTTCTAATCGTTCATGGCTTAAAGGTTAATAATGACGCAGTTGTAATTCTTGATAAGGCTTATCTGCggattaatttaaagaatttttaaaaaatattactttttttaattgatgtaCCAagcttaataatataattgcCAGTACTAggttttttttcgtagtttatcttttcaaataaaatttaatgcgCATTAGATGTTCAAGGTTACttaaaatctattttactttatttttctaaattattataataaaataaattgtataattgattctaaaagaaaaaaaaataattaagtaatttcttacggagtattttatattttttttttgaattattggcgccaatttttcttgtcatgcgcacgcagtctaaaagaATTTAGTAATATGATTGGTTGATCTAATTTTAACTTGAttaagtggcgccatagttttcacgtcagagaaataagaaaagttattttgtttttgtacgTGTGATTcatagtgaattttaataaaaattcatttaaaaaaaaaactacttcaactaggctactgatatgaaatgcGGCACCAGTTAAACGAATTATGGAACTAATAAAAGAAGCCCGGTCGTgatacatcaattttttcgggAGTTATCGTGTTTACATACAAAGTCAGCGCACAGACATCCgaacgtccacgtaaaatttttttcgaaacgtttttttttcaaagtaccaacacaaaattatttttataaactataaGATGGATTGATTAAAGTGTTTTCTCGATGTACGTCTACtcatattattgtataagtgcaatatggttgtgatagaggcatttgaagatcacaaaattgcttgaccttgacgagtcgggAGTAAAGCACTACCTCAaccgcttcgcgctatgaggtgtgcaaaaaaattatttctcgacaaaaattcataattttattgaatcatataaaattaatttttttcgtattatgaaaaaaaagtttatttattttctatctattatttaaaaaaaaatgttccttagttttttttactccatcatcaattggataaaaatttttatcgcttTTTCACTGACAACTCGAAATAAAAGCTTTATGCTAAATACATAATTTGAATTACTCGAAAATTTATTGgtttgaattttgatttttgacaaaacgTTTTTACCACATGTTAACTGTAATACTCTTTATTCTACAAAATTTTAGTACAAACAAGTTGTTAAATACGGTTAAATTTCTTTAACAGATATATtacttacacagaaaaaaaggttgacttgagccaagaaaatatttttcttcctaattattttcttgagcgaaaaaaaaatttttttttgccaagaaatttcacttattccaacaaaattaattctcttgctttaagagtTACATattttgatccaagaaaatttatttgtcaagaaaatcttgttgttttgagaaaattcagcctcttgcttcaaaaaatttagttcttgatagaagttaatttttttgtcttgaaaaaatttttctcttgttccaaaaaattaaatataaagatagaagtaaattttcattaataattttattgtttaacatgtcaaatgggaagatcaaataatatttcatcattttttttcattcaatatgtataattgcacgctaaaataatataaaatgggtatcaaatattctcgagaaaaattttctcaaggtgagaaaattttttctcagctgaagtaggtggcgctgctccctaaagtatctaaaaatcttgatcaaatataaaaatttattgtatcaagtatttatgataatttgaattaagaaaaaatgacttccaccaagaatagaatttaatgaaaaattttgacttcggccaacacaacttcgttcttccttcaggcacccgaaaattttcttgagctaagaattttgttctccaattaagaaatttttctttttgtgcatagaaaaaaaggttcacttatattaattcaagaaaatatttttcttcctaattactttcttgagcgaaaaaaaaaattttttttgccaagaaatttcacttattccaacaaaattaattctcttgctttaagaattacatatcttgatccaagaaaatttatttgtcaagaaaatcttgttgttttgagaaaattcagcctcttgcttcaaaaaatttagttcttgatagaagttaatttttttgtcttgaaaaaatttttctcttgttccaaaaaattaaatataaagatagaagtaaattttcattaataattttattgtttaacatgtcaaatgggaagatcaaataatatttcatcattttttttcattcaatatgtataattgcacgctaaaataatataaaatgggtatcaaatattctcgagaaaaattttctcaaggtgagaaaattttttctcagctgaagtaggtggcgctgctccctaaagtatctaaaaatcttgatcaaatataaaaatttattgtatcaagtatttatgataatttgaattaagaaaaaatgacttccaccaagaatagaatttaatgaaaaattttgacttcggccaacacaacttcgttcttccttcaggcacccgaaaattttcttgagctaagaattttgttctccaattaagaaatttttctttttgtgcatagaaaaaaaggttcacttatattaattcaagaaaatatttttcttcctaattactttcttgagcgaaaaaaaaaattttttttgccaagaaatttcacttattccaacaaaattaattctcttgctttaagaattacatatcttgatccaagaaaatttatttgtcaagaaaatcttgttgttttgagaaaattcagcctcttgcttcaaaaaatttagttcttgatagaagttaatttttttgtcttgaaaaaatttttctcttgttccaaaaaattaaatataaagatagaagtaaattttcattaataattttattgtttaacatgtcaaatgggaagatcaaataatatttcatcattttttttcattcaatatgtataattgcacgctaaaataatataaaatgggtatcaaatattctcgagaaaaattttctcaaggtgagaaaattttttctcagctgaagtaggtggcgctgctccctaaagtatctaaaaatcttgatcaaatataaaaatttattgcatcaagtatttatgatctgaattaagaaaaaatgacttccaccaagaatagaatttaaagaaaaattttgacttcggccaacacaattTCGGTCTTCTTTCAGGcactcgaaaattttcttgtcaagaattttgttttccagtcaagaaatttttctttctgtgtacatCCTATTCATTATCATTAATGCTTGACCTTAACGAGTCGGAAGTAAAGCACTACCTCatgcgcttcgcgctatgaggcgtgcaacaAACtatcttatattttattggaaCTACTTAAGAAGGCACGCTGCATCTTAATAGACATCTTTATCAACCTACGCACAGTTGCTAATACTTTCCCCTTTATAGAAAGCACGTGCCGGCTGAAAGCTTGTGGACGTACGTCGTTTGACGACCTGCTTTGAGTAGAGAGAGATAATCTCATGGTGAACTTTGATATTAAGTTTCTGCATCATACAATAAACCTCGTAAGTGGAATTAGTTTGTTAATTGATGTGATTCcggaaattaattaataagttgaATTAGAATGacgaaaaataattctttaaaggattttgatttttttccaagCGTCTTTAATTCGATACTACTTGATACTTAAGGCTCTTATCGAAGGTCAAGTGTCGCTCGCTTCAGTCGCAGCTGTTTCACCCAACGGGCATCGACAGGTGGATTACAATGGCCAATGATGTGGACATTAAGCGGTAAGTATGGATAAtcacttaataataaaaatttttttctagactCACAATCACTTTaattacactgagaaaacagtttgtttgatttaaattcgtagatttatttaaaataacttaaaaatacgtatttaatatgaacaaatttgtttgatttaaatttggaTTACTTTAAACTAAATACTATTTTGTTTTGGTTTATTTGATTGAATTCGccgatttatttctttcaaattttgttaataattgacaaatctcgttttaaataaatcataagaCGTTTGTGTCGTTATTGTCGCTATTTAAGtt encodes:
- the LOC123271088 gene encoding ecdysone-inducible protein E75 isoform X5 — protein: MKIILMPKIMGDELPILKGILNGVVNYHNAPVRFGRVPKREKARILAAMQQSSHSRSQEKAVAAELEDEQRLLATVVRAHLDTCDFTRDKVAPVLTRARETPNYTACPPTLACPLNPNPQPLTGQQELLQDFSKRFSPAIRGVVEFAKRIPGFNLLAQDDQVTLLKAGVFEVLLVRLACMFDAQTNSMICLNGQVLKRDSIHNSNARFLMDSMFDFAERVNSLRLSDAELGLFCSVVVIAADRPGLRNTDLVERMHNKLRNALQTVLAQNHPQHPDILRELLKKIPDLRTLNTLHSEKLLAFKMTEQQQQLQAQQQQQQQQQQQQQHHQQQQQQQQQQQQQQWPMEEEPTVSWGSASDVTLDEAVKSPLGSVSSTESTCSGEVASLTEYHSTPGHHASSAPLLAATLAGGLCPHRRRANSGSTSSGDDELHRTAMSKTPQPPQCPRFRKLDSPSDSGIESGTEKTDKPASSSASSAPTSVCSSPRSEDKEVEDMPVLKRVLQAPPLYDTNSLMDEAYKPHKKFRALRQKDSAEAEPVVVQHTQSQLHLHLTSPARSPSASQCPQTASLLSSTHSTLAKSLMEGPRMTAEQLKRTDIIHNYIMRGEASPRSPNSSPSPAEQCASTTTLARSPSQNQGLLQCATGYSRWPATSVITTTTGRQQQQQQQQQQQHQQQQQQQQNSNYLVIGTPGSPRYLSAAATSTSTSPRLNSSNSTTLVLSGCPNNMMELQVDIADSQQPLNLSKKSPSPSPRPIVGQCKVLSLEA